One Salvia splendens isolate huo1 chromosome 12, SspV2, whole genome shotgun sequence genomic window carries:
- the LOC121758878 gene encoding serine/threonine-protein kinase TOR-like isoform X1, whose amino-acid sequence MALATTAQSSRYIGPAAATGANNLDALNRVLADLSVRGNPKDGAAPALRRYVEEQARDLSGEAFSRFMDQLYDRLTGLLDSNDVAENLGALRAIDELIDVEIGENAVKVGKIANYMRTAFEAKREPETLVIASKVLGHLARAGGAMTADEVERLVRIALDWLRGDRVEYRRFAAVLILKEMAENASTVFNVHVPEFVDAIWVALRDPKLDVRERAVEALRACLRVIEKRETRWRVQWYYRMFEATQDGLGRNAPIHSIHGSLLAVGELLRNTGEFMMSRYREVAEIVLRYLEHRDRLVRLSITSLLPRIAHFLRDRFVTNYLTICMKHILHVLKIPAEAASGFIALGEMAGALDGELINYLPTITSHLRDAIAPRRGRPSMEALACVGNIAKSMGPSMEPHVRSLLDAMFSVGLSSTLVEALENITGSIPSLLPTLQVRLLECISGVLSRHQQVQPRPSVALSRTSSSAATLQVSEPNGSALVQLALQTLARFNFKGHDLLEFARESVVVYLEDEDGGTRKDAALCCCKLMANSLSGISAAQFSSSRTSRASGKRRRLVEEIVEKLLIAAVADADVAVRRSIFSSLHEGGEFDDFLAQADCLTAVFAALNDEDYEVREFAISVAGRLSEKNPAYVLPALRRHLIQLLTYLKQSADSKCREESAKLLGCLIRNCERLILPYIAPVHKALIAKLNEGTGVNANNGIISGVLVTVGDLARVGGFAMRQYIPELMPLIVEALLDGAAAMKREVAVTTLGQVVQSTGYVITPYNEYPQLLGLLLKLLNGELAWSTRRGVLKVLGIMGALDPHAHKRNQLSLPGSHGEVVRAAGDPGQHIRSMDELPMDLWPSFATSEDYYSTVAISSLMRIFRDPSLSSYHQKVVGSLIFIFKSMGLGCVPYLPKVLPDLLHTVRTCDDFLKEYIIWKLGTLVSIVRQHIRKYLPDLLCLVSELWSSSFALPASNRLVHGSPILHLLEQLCLALNDEFRTHLPFILPSCIQVLSDAKRFKDYTYVTDILRTLEVFGGTLDEHMHLLLPALIRIFKANASVEVRCAAIRSLIRLIPRVQVTGHISALVHHLKLVLDGKSDELRKDAVDALCCLAQALGEDFAIFIPSIRKLLVKHRMRHKDFEEIEGRLQRREPLVLGNAASQKQNRRFPGEVISDPLSDTEEEGRTDPQKPHQVNESRLRAAGEASQRSTKEDWAEWMRHFSIELLKESPSPALRTCAKLAQLQPFVGRELFAAGFVSCWTQLNEACRRQLVRSLEMAFSSPNIPPEILATLLNLAEFMEHDERPLPIDIRLLGALAEKCRAFAKALHYKEMEFEGACSNRMDGNPVAVVEALIHINNQLHQHEAAVGILTYAQQNLGVQLKESWYEKLQRWDDALKAYTVKATQASTPHLVLDATLGRMRCLAALARWEELNNLCKEYWTPAEPAARLEMAPTAAISAWNMGEWDQMAEYVSRLDDGDETKLRVLGNTAATGDGSSNGTFFRAVLLVRRGKYDEAREYVERARKCLATEVAALVVESYERAYSNMVRIQQLSELEEVMDYCTLPVGNTVAEGRRDLIRNMWNERIKGAKRNVEVWQALLAVRSLVLPPTEDAETWIKFASLCRKSGRISQARSTLTKLLQFDPETTPETVRYHGDPQVILAYLEYQWSIGDEHKRKDAFCRLKDLASDLSRTNVHQPTTQSGIHGCSNVSLIARVYLKLGTWQWALSPVLDDDSIPEILGAFRHATHSATKWAKAWHKWALFNTAVMSHYTLRSFPSIASQFVVAAVTGYFHSIASAAHAKGVDDSLQDILRLLTLWFNHGSTTEVQMALQRGFSLVSINTWLVVLPQIIARIHSNNHAVRELIQSLLVRIGHSHPQALMYPLLVACKSISNLRREAAQEVVDIVRQHSGILVDEAQLVSTELIRVAILWHEMWHEALEEASRLYFGEHNIEGMLNVLEPLHNMLEEGAARNNSTIKEKAFIQAYRHELLEAYECCMRYRRTGNDADLTQAWDLYYHVFRRIDKQLQTLTTLDLQSVSPELLECRDLKLAVPGTYIADSPVVTIASFAPQLVVITSKQRPRKLTIHGSDGEEHAFLLKGHEDLRQDERVMQLFGLVNTLLGNSRKTAEKDLSIQRYSVIPLSPNSGLIGWKPNCDTLHQLIREYRDARKITLNQEHKLMLSFAPDYDHLPLIAKVEVFDYALQNTEGNDLSRVLWLKSRTSEVWLDRRTNYTRSLAVMSMVGYLLGLGDRHPSNLMLHRFSGKILHIDFGDCFEASMNREKFPEKVPFRLTRMLVKAMEVSGIEGNFRSTCESVMQVLRTHKDSVMAMMEAFVHDPLINWRLFNFNEVPQMATLTNTHTQPAVSGEESVANREMLQPQRGVRERELLQAVNQLGDANEVLNERAVVVMARMSNKLTGRDFSSVPSSSIQHSLEHSTLISGDTHEADHGLSVKLQVQKLILQAMSHENLCQNYVGWCPFW is encoded by the exons ATGGCTCTCGCAACGACAGCACAGTCAAGTCGCTACATTGGTCCAGCGGCTGCCACCGGAGCTAACAACCTCGACGCTCTTAACCGAGTGCTTGCTGACCTGTCCGTCCGCGGCAATCCAAAG GATGGAGCTGCTCCGGCACTGAGAAGATATGTCGAAGAGCAAGCTCGTGATCTCAGTGGTGAAGCGTTTTCACGTTTTATGGATCAGCTGTACGATCGGCTTACTGGACTTCTAGACAGCAATGATGTTGCTGAAAATTTGGGTGCTTTGAGGGCCATTGATGAGCTAATAGATGTGGAAATCGGGGAGAATGCAGTCAAAGTGGGGAAAATCGCAAATTACATGCGAACTGCGTTTGAGGCAAAGCGTGAACCTGAAACTTTAGTTATTGCTAGTAAAGTTTTGGGCCACTTGGCAAGAGCAGGTGGAGCAATGACAGCTGATGAAGTGGAGAGGCTG GTTAGAATTGCATTGGATTGGCTTCGTGGTGATCGAGTCGAATATCGCCGTTTTGCTgctgttttaattttaaaa GAAATGGCTGAAAATGCTTCAACTGTATTCAATGTGCATGTTCCGGAGTTTGTTGATGCCATATGGGTTGCTCTGAGGGATCCAAAACTGGATGTTCGAGAGCGTGCCGTAGAAGCATTGCGTGCTTGCCTTCGTGTCATTGAGAAGCGTGAGACACGATGGCGAGTCCAATG GTATTATCGTATGTTTGAGGCTACACAAGATGGATTGGGAAGAAATGCCCCTATACATAGCATACATGGCTCTCTGCTTGCAGTTGGGGAACTGCTGAG AAATACAGGCGAGTTTATGATGTCCAGATACAGAGAAGTTGCTGAAATTGTTCTTCGATATTTAGAGCATCGGGATCGGCTTGTTCGTCTAAGCATAACTTCTTTGCTTCCAAGAATTGCTCATTTCCTACGTGATCGTTTTGTAACCAACTATCTGACG ATTTGCATGAAGCATATTCTTCATGTCCTCAAAATCCCTGCAGAAGCTGCCAGTGGGTTTATTGCCCTCGGAGAAATGGCTGGTGCATTGGATGGGGAACTCATCAATTATTTGCCGACAATAACATCTCACTTACGTGATGCG ATTGCTCCTCGCAGAGGGAGACCGTCCATGGAGGCTTTGGCATGTGTTGGAAATATTGCAAAATCCATGGGGCCTTCTATGGAGCCTCATGTACGTAGTCTCTTGGATGCGATGTTTTCGGTTGGGTTGTCTTCCACCCTAGTGGAAGCCCTTGAGAACATAACTGGCAG TATTCCATCTTTGCTTCCAACCCTTCAAGTACGCTTACTTGAGTGCATTTCAGGAGTTCTTTCTCGACACCAACAAGTTCAGCCAAGGCCTTCTGTTGCTCTTAGTCGAACCAGTAGCTCAGCAGCTACTTTACAAGTATCAGAACCCAATGGTTCTGCTCTTGTTCAACTTGCCTTACAAACTCTTGCCCGATTTAATTTTAAG GGTCACGATCTTCTTGAGTTTGCAAGAGAATCTGTTGTGGTATACTTGGAAGATGAGGATGGAGGTACACGGAAAGATGCTGCTTTATGTTGTTGCAAATTAATGGCAAATTCTTTGTCTGGTATCTCCGCTGCCCAGTTTAGTTCTAGTAGGACAAGCCGTGCCAGTGGAAAAAGGCGCCGCCTTGTTGAGGAG ATTGTGGAAAAGCTTCTGATTGCAGCAGTTGCTGATGCTGATGTCGCTGTTAGGCGATCTATATTTTCCTCTCTGCACGAGGGTGGAGAATTTGATGATTTTCTTGCACAGGCTGATTGTTTGACTGCAGTGTTTGCTGCTTTGAACGATGAG GATTATGAAGTTCGGGAATTTGCAATTTCAGTGGCTGGAAGGCTGTCTGAGAAAAATCCTGCATATGTTCTTCCAGCACTCCGTCGCCATCTTATCCAACTATTAACATATCTAAAACAAAG TGCTGATAGCAAATGTAGAGAAGAAAGTGCAAAATTGTTGGGGTGTTTAATTCGCAATTGTGAGAGATTAATACTCCCATATATTGCTCCAGTACACAAG GCCCTTATTGCAAAACTCAATGAAGGAACTGGGGTGAATGCTAATAATGGCATTATAAGCGGAGTCCTGGTAACTGTTGGAGATCTTGCTAGAGTG GGTGGTTTTGCAATGAGACAATACATTCCAGAACTTATGCCTTTGATTGTTGAAGCCTTATTAGATGGTGCTGCCGCCATGAAACGGGAAGTGGCTGTCACCACTCTTGGTCAAGTGGTACAAAGCACAGG TTATGTTATAACTCCATATAATGAGTACCCACAGTTACTTGGGTTGCTTCTAAAACTACTCAATGGTGAGCTAGCTTGGTCTACGAGACGTGGAGTTTTAAAG GTTCTTGGGATAATGGGTGCTTTAGATCCGCACGCACATAAGCGAAACCAACTAAGCTTACCAGGGTCGCATGGTGAAGTTGTTCGTGCAGCTGGTGATCCTGGTCAGCATATTAGGTCTATGGATGAACTACCTATGGATTTGTGGCCATCTTTTGCCACATCAGAAGATTATTATTCCACT GTTGCTATCAGTTCCCTCATGCGTATTTTTAGAGATCCTTCACTTTCTAGTTACCACCAAAAGGTGGTCGGATCCCTTATATTCATATTCAAG TCAATGGGTCTCGGCTGTGTTCCTTATTTACCCAAG GTTCTACCCGATCTCCTCCATACTGTTCGTACTTGTGATGATTTTCTTAAGGAGTATATTATATGGAAACTTGGAACTCTGGTTTCTATAGTTCGGCAG CATATTCGTAAATATCTGCCAGATTTGTTATGTCTAGTATCAGAATTATGGTCATCGTCATTCGCTCTTCCTGCTTCTAACAGACTAGTTCATGGATCTCCG ATTCTCCATTTGCTGGAGCAACTTTGTTTGGCTCTGAATGATGAATTTAGAACACATCTTCCTTTTATTCTTCCATCATGTATTCAAGTCCTAAGTGATGCCAAGAGGTTTAAAGACTATACTTATGTCACTGATATTCTTCGCACTCTTGAAGTTTTTGGTG GAACCTTGGATGAGCATATGCATCTTCTACTTCCGgctctaattcgaatttttaaagcCAATGCTTCAGTAGAAGTGCGGTGTGCTGCTATCAGAAGTCTTATTAGGTTGATTCCTCGCGTGCAG GTCACGGGCCACATATCAGCTCTTGTGCATCACTTGAAGCTCGTCTTGGATGG GAAAAGTGACGAGCTTAGAAAGGATGCTGTTGATGCACTTTGTTGTCTAGCTCAGGCTCTTGGAGAAGACTTCGCTATCTTCATTCCTTCTATCCGTAAACTTTTGGTTAAGCATCGAATGCGG CATAAGGAttttgaagaaattgaaggtCGCTTGCAGAGAAGGGAACCATTGGTTCTTGGCAACGCTGCTTCTCAGAAACAAAATCGTCGGTTCCCTGGTGAAGTTATCAGTGACCCACTAAGTGATACGGAGGAAGAAGGAAGGACTGATCCACAAAAACCTCATCAG gTTAATGAATCTCGATTACGTGCTGCTGGTGAGGCCTCTCAACGCAGTACAAAAGAAGACTGGGCGGAGTGGATGAGGCACTTTAGTATTGAACTACTAAAGGAATCGCCTTCTCCAGCTTTGAGAACATGTGCCAAGCTTGCCCAGCTTCAG CCTTTTGTTGGAAGGGAATTGTTTGCTGCTGGTTTTGTCAGCTGCTGGACTCAGCTGAATGAGGCTTGTCGAAGACAGCTAGTACGGAGCTTGGAAATGGCATTTTCATCTCCAAATATTCCTCCTGAAATTCTTGCTACACTTTTGAACTTG GCTGAGTTTATGGAACATGACGAGAGACCCCTTCCTATTGATATACGGCTATTGGGTGCCCTTGCAGAAAAG TGTCGTGCATTTGCAAAGGCTCTGCACTATAAGGAGATGGAATTTGAAGGTGCCTGCTCAAATAGGATGGATGGTAATCCTGTTGCTGTAGTTGAGGCCCTTATCCATATAAATAATCAATTGCACCAACATGAG GCGGCAGTTGGAATATTGACATATGCTCAACAAAATCTGGGTGTGCAACTGAAGGAGTCATG GTATGAGAAACTTCAACGATGGGATGATGCTCTAAAAGCTTACACTGTAAAAGCCACTCAAGCATCAACTCCACATCTGGTTTTGGATGCAACACTAG GGCGAATGAGATGCCTTGCTGCACTTGCACGGTGGGAAGAACTCAACAATCTCTGCAAGGAGTACTGGACACCTGCTGAGCCAGCTGCTCGACTGGAAATGGCACCAACG GCTGCTATTTCTGCGTGGAACATGGGTGAGTGGGATCAAATGGCAGAATATGTTTCTCGATTGGATGATGGAGATGAAACCAAGCTTCGGGTCTTGGGTAATACTGCTGCTACTGGGGATGGGAGTAGCAATGGAACTTTTTTTAGAGCTGTATTGTTAGTTCGTCGTGGGAAG TATGATGAAGCACGTGAATATGTTGAAAGAGCAAGGAAATGCTTGGCCACAGAAGTTGCTGCATTG GTTGTTGAAAGCTATGAACGTGCTTACAGCAACATGGTTCGCATCCAGCAACTGTCAGAATTAGAGGAG GTTATGGATTACTGCACCCTTCCCGTTGGAAACACGGTAGCTGAAGGACGGAGGGATCTTATCCGCAATATGTGGAATGAACGCATAAAGGGCGCAAAACGAAATGTTGAG GTTTGGCAAGCACTTTTGGCTGTCAGGTCACTTGTTCTGCCACCTACAGAAGATGCAGAGACATGGATAAAATTTGCATCACTTTGCCGTAAAAGTGGCAGAATCAGTCAGGCTAGATCAACATTAACAAAACTCTTACAG TTTGATCCTGAAACAACTCCTGAAACTGTAAGATATCACGGGGACCCACAAGTTATTCTAGCTTATTTGGAATATCAATGGTCAATTGGGGATGAACATAAACGGAAGGATGCCTTTTGCAGACTAAAG GATTTGGCATCGGACCTTTCAAGAACCAATGTGCATCAACCAACCACACAGTCTGGCATACATGGTTGCTCAAATGTGTCTCTCATTGCACGAGTTTATCTTAAATTAGGAACTTGGCAATGGGCACTTTCCCCTGTTCTGGATGACGACTCTATACCAG aaatcctTGGTGCATTCCGACATGCGACTCATTCTGCTACTAAATGGGCCAAAGCTTGGCATAAATGGGCTCTTTTTAATACAGCAGttatgtctcattacactttgAGGAGTTTCCCTAGTATTGCTTCACAGTTTGTCGTTGCTGCTGTCACTGGATATTTTCACTCAATAGCTAGTGCGGCTCATGCTAAGGGAGTGGATGATAGTTTGCAG GATATCCTTCGTCTCCTGACTTTATGGTTCAACCATGGATCTACAACTGAAGTTCAGATGGCATTGCAGAGAGGCTTTTCCCTTGTTAGTATAAACACATGGCTGGTTGTTTTGCCTCAGATAATTGCCAGAATACATTCCAATAACCATGCCGTAAGGGAACTGATACAATCGCTATTAGTGCGAATTGGCCATAGTCATCCACAG GCTCTTATGTATCCTCTTCTCGTGGCATGTAAATCTATTAGCAATTTAAGGAGAGAGGCAGCGCAAGAAGTGGTTGATATAGTTCGACAACATAGTGGTATACTAGTGGATGAG GCCCAACTTGTGTCCACGGAGTTGATCCGAGTTGCAATACTTTGGCATGAGATGTGGCATGAGGCTTTGGAAGAGGCAAGCCGCTTATACTTTGGTGAACATAACATTGAAGGAATGTTGAATGTTTTAGAGCCATTGCATAATATGCTCGAGGAAGGTGCAGCAAGGAATAATTCCACTATTAAAGAGAAAGCCTTCATTCAG GCATACCGGCATGAACTTCTGGAGGCCTATGAATGCTGCATGAGATACAGAAGAACTGGAAATGATGCAGACTTAACTCAG GCTTGGGATCTGTATTACCATGTGTTTCGGCGTATAGATAAGCAGCTTCAAACTTTGACCACTCTGGACTTGCAG TCTGTCTCTCCAGAGCTATTGGAATGTCGTGATCTGAAACTAGCTGTGCCTGGAACCTATATAGCTG ATTCACCTGTGGTGACAATTGCATCATTTGCACCCCAGCTTGTTGTCATCACGTCCAAACAACGACCTCGAAAGTTGACAATCCATGGAAGTGACGGGGAAGAACATGCTTTCTTGTTGAAGGGGCATGAAGATTTACGCCAAGATGAGCGTGTCATGCAG CTATTTGGTTTAGTAAATACTCTGCTGGGAAATTCTAGAAAAACTGCTGAGAAGGATCTCTCTATTCAAAGATATTCAGTCATTCCACTATCCCCAAACAGCGGTCTCATAGGATGGAAGCCAAATTGTGATACCTTGCACCAACTCATTCGTGAGTACAGAGATGCTAGAAAG ATCACGCTGAACCAGGAGCATAAGTTGATGCTTAGTTTTGCTCCAGATTATGACCATTTGCCTCTCATAGCAAAGGTTGAGGTGTTTGACTATGCACTGCAGAATACAGAAGGCAATGACCTTTCGAGG GTGCTCTGGCTAAAGAGTCGCACTTCGGAAGTCTGGTTGGACAGGAGGACCAACTATACAAGAAGCTTAGCTGTGATGAGCATG GTTGGTTACTTGCTTGGCTTGGGTGATCGGCATCCAAGCAACCTAATGCTGCATCGATTCAG TGGAAAGATACTGCACATCGACTTTGGGGATTGTTTTGAAGCTTCAATGAACCGAGAAAAGTTCCCAGAAAAG GTTCCTTTTCGGCTAACTCGAAT